A genomic region of Chlorobaculum parvum NCIB 8327 contains the following coding sequences:
- a CDS encoding F0F1 ATP synthase subunit gamma, whose translation MPTLKDIRIRLKGIKSTQQVTKAMKMVAAAKLRRAQDRAIQARPYAGKLKEMLASLSTKVDTSLNPLLSPREEVNKVLVVLVTSDRGLCGGFNANIMKLAQRVIHEDYAAQHAKGAVTMICAGTKGSDFFRKRGYNVTKAYPGVFQNLDFSSAKEIAELASQMYLKGEADKVILVYNEFKSVLAPNLRTEQLLPIAPEEGTEEAAGSEYLYEPSPEAIIDELVPKHLNTQVWRVMLESNAAEQAARMAAMDSATENAKELIRVLNISYNRARQAAITKELSEIVAGADALKQ comes from the coding sequence ATGCCAACGTTAAAGGATATACGCATACGGCTCAAGGGTATCAAATCCACCCAGCAGGTGACCAAGGCCATGAAGATGGTTGCGGCCGCCAAGCTGAGAAGGGCCCAGGACAGGGCGATTCAGGCCCGTCCGTATGCCGGGAAGCTGAAAGAGATGCTCGCCTCCCTTTCGACCAAGGTCGACACCTCGCTCAACCCGCTGCTCTCGCCTCGCGAAGAGGTGAACAAGGTGCTGGTGGTGCTGGTTACCTCCGACCGAGGTCTTTGCGGTGGCTTCAACGCCAATATCATGAAGCTCGCTCAGAGGGTCATTCATGAGGATTACGCAGCGCAGCACGCCAAAGGTGCGGTGACCATGATCTGCGCGGGAACCAAAGGCAGTGACTTTTTCCGCAAGAGAGGCTACAATGTCACCAAGGCCTATCCCGGTGTTTTCCAGAATCTCGACTTCTCTTCGGCAAAAGAGATTGCCGAGCTCGCCTCGCAGATGTACCTGAAAGGTGAGGCCGACAAGGTCATTCTGGTTTATAACGAGTTCAAGTCAGTGCTCGCTCCGAATCTCAGAACAGAGCAGCTTCTGCCTATCGCTCCTGAAGAGGGAACGGAAGAGGCCGCAGGCAGCGAGTATCTGTACGAGCCTTCGCCGGAAGCCATCATCGACGAGCTGGTGCCCAAGCATCTCAATACCCAGGTCTGGAGAGTGATGCTTGAGTCCAACGCCGCCGAGCAGGCTGCCCGAATGGCTGCCATGGATTCGGCAACCGAGAACGCCAAGGAGCTGATCCGGGTGCTGAACATCAGCTACAACCGCGCACGTCAGGCTGCGATCACCAAAGAGCTGAGCGAGATTGTCGCCGGCGCCGACGCCCTGAAGCAGTAA
- the atpA gene encoding F0F1 ATP synthase subunit alpha, with translation MSTAVRPDEVSSILRKQLAGFESEADVYDVGTVLQVGDGIARIYGLSNVAAGELLEFPNDVMGMALNLEEDNVGAVMFSKASSVKEGDTVKRTNILASIPVGEAMLGRVVNPLGEPIDGKGPINTEIRLPLERRAPGVIFRKSVHEPLQTGLKAIDAMIPIGRGQRELIIGDRQTGKTAVALDTIINQKGKGVQCIYVAIGLKGSTVAQVVNTLEKHGAMEYTTVVSATASDPAPLQFIAPFAGATIGEFFRDTGRHALVIYDDLSKQAVAYRQLSLLLRRPPGREAYPGDVFYLHSRLLERAAKITDDIEVARQMNDLPEPLKPMVKGGGSLTALPVIETQAGDVSAYIPTNVISITDGQIFLESNLFNAGQRPAINVGISVSRVGGAAQIKAMKKVAGTLRLDLAQFRELEAFSKFGSDLDKATKAQLDRGARLVEILKQGQYIPMAVEKQVAIIFVGTQGLLDTVDIKYVRQFEESFLEMLEQKHPDLLSSIAETGKLESDMASKLTDVAQKYVAAFKEKHKA, from the coding sequence ATGTCAACAGCAGTCAGACCCGATGAGGTGTCTTCCATACTCCGCAAGCAGCTCGCAGGTTTCGAGTCGGAAGCGGATGTATATGATGTAGGAACCGTTCTGCAGGTCGGTGACGGTATCGCCCGTATTTACGGTTTGTCGAATGTCGCCGCCGGTGAGCTCCTCGAATTCCCCAATGATGTCATGGGCATGGCCCTGAACCTCGAAGAAGACAACGTCGGTGCTGTGATGTTCAGCAAGGCGAGTTCGGTAAAGGAAGGCGATACCGTCAAGCGTACCAACATTCTCGCTTCCATCCCGGTCGGTGAAGCAATGCTCGGCAGGGTAGTCAACCCGCTTGGCGAGCCGATCGACGGTAAAGGCCCGATCAACACCGAAATCCGCCTGCCGCTTGAGCGCAGGGCTCCCGGTGTTATCTTCCGTAAATCGGTGCACGAGCCGCTTCAGACCGGTCTGAAAGCTATCGATGCCATGATTCCGATCGGCCGCGGCCAGCGTGAGCTGATCATCGGCGACCGCCAGACGGGTAAAACCGCTGTCGCGCTCGACACCATCATTAACCAGAAAGGCAAGGGCGTACAGTGTATTTATGTGGCTATCGGCCTGAAAGGCTCGACCGTTGCTCAGGTTGTTAACACCCTTGAGAAGCACGGTGCTATGGAATACACCACGGTCGTTTCGGCTACGGCTTCCGACCCGGCTCCGCTGCAGTTCATCGCTCCGTTCGCCGGCGCGACCATCGGCGAATTTTTCCGTGATACCGGCCGTCACGCTCTGGTTATTTATGATGACCTTTCCAAGCAGGCTGTGGCATACCGCCAGCTTTCCCTGCTTCTCCGCCGTCCGCCGGGACGCGAAGCATACCCCGGTGACGTGTTCTACCTGCACTCGCGCCTTCTCGAACGCGCTGCAAAGATCACCGACGATATCGAAGTGGCCAGGCAGATGAACGACCTTCCCGAGCCGTTGAAGCCGATGGTGAAGGGCGGTGGCAGCCTTACGGCGCTTCCGGTCATCGAAACCCAGGCTGGTGACGTTTCGGCTTACATTCCGACCAACGTGATTTCGATTACCGACGGTCAGATCTTCCTTGAGTCGAACCTGTTCAACGCTGGTCAGCGTCCTGCTATCAACGTCGGTATTTCGGTTTCCCGTGTGGGTGGTGCCGCTCAGATCAAGGCGATGAAAAAAGTTGCCGGTACGCTCAGGCTTGACCTGGCGCAGTTCCGTGAACTTGAAGCCTTCTCCAAGTTCGGTTCTGACCTCGACAAGGCCACCAAAGCTCAGCTCGACCGTGGTGCTCGCCTGGTCGAAATCCTGAAACAGGGCCAGTATATTCCAATGGCGGTTGAGAAGCAGGTTGCCATTATTTTCGTTGGTACCCAGGGTCTGCTCGATACGGTTGACATCAAATATGTCCGCCAGTTTGAGGAGAGCTTCCTCGAGATGCTGGAGCAGAAGCATCCCGACCTTCTCTCGTCGATTGCCGAAACCGGCAAGCTTGAGTCCGATATGGCCTCCAAGCTGACAGATGTGGCGCAGAAGTATGTCGCCGCATTCAAAGAGAAGCACAAGGCCTGA
- a CDS encoding homoserine kinase, translating into MKTVTGFASATVGNVACGFDVLGFAITEPGDEVILTLHDEPRSGSPVTITSISGDGGALPLDPKKNTSSFVVLKFLEYIRSTKGIDFKGHIDLELKKHLPLSSGMGSSAASAAAALVAANELLGSPCSKMELVHFAIEGERVACGSAHADNAAPAMLGNFILIRSYHPLDLITIRPPKDLFCTLVHPHTEVKTSFARSVLPKSIPLSMAIQQWGNVGALVSGLLMEDYDLIGRALVDVVAEPKRAPLIPGFNEVKQAALDAGALGCSIAGSGPSVFAFSSSRATAETVGAAMQETFKLSKAELDSDMWVSPVCSQGARVISSTL; encoded by the coding sequence ATGAAAACCGTCACTGGATTTGCGTCGGCAACAGTAGGAAATGTTGCCTGCGGTTTTGACGTCCTCGGTTTTGCCATTACCGAACCCGGTGATGAAGTTATCCTGACGCTTCATGACGAACCCCGGAGCGGCAGCCCTGTCACGATCACCTCGATTTCGGGGGACGGAGGCGCCTTGCCGCTCGACCCGAAAAAGAACACGTCGAGCTTCGTCGTGCTCAAGTTTCTCGAATATATCCGTTCGACCAAGGGCATCGACTTCAAGGGGCATATTGACCTGGAACTGAAAAAGCATCTGCCGCTCTCAAGCGGCATGGGCAGCAGTGCGGCCAGTGCCGCAGCGGCGCTCGTTGCGGCCAACGAACTGCTCGGTTCGCCCTGTTCCAAGATGGAGCTGGTACATTTCGCCATCGAAGGCGAGCGCGTCGCGTGCGGCTCGGCCCATGCCGATAATGCCGCGCCGGCCATGCTGGGCAATTTTATCCTGATCCGCAGCTATCATCCGCTCGACCTGATCACCATCAGGCCACCCAAAGACCTGTTCTGCACGCTCGTACATCCGCACACCGAAGTAAAAACCTCGTTCGCCCGCTCCGTGCTGCCAAAATCGATTCCGCTTTCCATGGCTATTCAGCAGTGGGGCAATGTTGGCGCACTGGTCTCCGGACTGCTGATGGAGGATTACGACCTGATCGGCCGCGCGCTGGTGGATGTGGTCGCCGAACCGAAGCGCGCACCGCTCATTCCCGGCTTCAACGAGGTCAAACAGGCCGCGCTCGACGCCGGAGCTTTGGGATGCAGCATCGCCGGATCCGGCCCGTCAGTCTTCGCATTCTCCTCATCCCGCGCGACAGCCGAAACGGTCGGCGCGGCCATGCAGGAAACCTTCAAACTCTCGAAAGCCGAGCTGGATTCCGACATGTGGGTCTCGCCCGTGTGCAGCCAGGGCGCACGCGTCATCAGCTCAACTCTTTGA
- the thrC gene encoding threonine synthase encodes MIFYSTTKASAPVTMKKATLEGLAPDGGLYVPSEMPRFSAEEISLLESGSFTNIAFAIAKKFVGDEIPLDRLSALIDDCFTFETPLHELDADTFVEELFHGPTLAFKDYGARFLARMTGFYAAEESRMITVLVATSGDTGSAVAYGFHGIPNTRVVLLYPSGKVSHLQEQQLTTAGDNVHALEVKGDFDDCQRLVKQAFVDQSLRQKLTLTSANSINISRLIPQSFYYAWAALQLRQHQSNALPTFSVPSGNYGNLTAGVMAKMMGFPIGGFIAASNANDSVTRYLDEGRFEPRPTIKTLTTAMDVGNPSNFARLLHFYEGDFRKMGVDIAGIAVSDAETVETIRAVHDRYGYIMDPHTAVGYRALEHFRDTRSGAGKPAVVLSTAHPVKFDEAIRTATGKEVPIPESMHDIMNKPKQATLIGNRYEDLAGFLGNLDR; translated from the coding sequence ATGATTTTCTACAGCACCACGAAAGCTTCCGCTCCCGTCACGATGAAAAAAGCTACCCTCGAAGGCCTCGCGCCCGATGGGGGGTTGTACGTGCCATCCGAAATGCCGCGCTTCTCCGCCGAGGAGATTTCGCTGCTGGAGAGCGGCTCGTTCACCAATATCGCCTTTGCCATCGCCAAGAAGTTCGTAGGTGATGAAATTCCGCTCGACCGCCTCTCGGCGCTGATCGACGACTGCTTCACCTTCGAAACGCCTCTGCACGAACTCGATGCCGATACCTTTGTCGAAGAACTGTTCCACGGCCCGACGCTCGCGTTCAAGGATTATGGCGCACGCTTCCTGGCAAGGATGACCGGCTTTTACGCCGCCGAAGAGAGCCGGATGATCACCGTGCTGGTGGCCACCTCCGGCGACACCGGCAGCGCGGTAGCTTACGGCTTCCACGGCATTCCCAACACCCGGGTGGTGCTGCTCTACCCGTCGGGCAAGGTGAGCCATTTGCAGGAGCAGCAGCTCACCACGGCGGGCGACAACGTCCATGCTCTCGAAGTCAAGGGCGATTTCGATGACTGCCAGCGCCTGGTCAAGCAGGCCTTCGTCGATCAGTCGCTTCGGCAGAAGCTGACGCTGACCTCGGCCAACTCCATCAACATCTCGCGCCTCATTCCGCAGTCGTTCTACTACGCCTGGGCTGCCCTGCAACTCCGCCAGCACCAATCGAATGCGCTGCCGACCTTCTCGGTGCCGAGCGGCAACTACGGCAACCTGACCGCCGGCGTGATGGCGAAAATGATGGGCTTCCCGATCGGCGGATTCATCGCGGCCTCGAACGCCAACGACAGCGTCACACGCTATCTCGACGAGGGACGCTTCGAACCGCGGCCGACCATCAAGACCCTGACCACGGCGATGGACGTCGGCAACCCGAGCAACTTCGCCCGCCTGCTGCACTTCTACGAAGGCGACTTCCGCAAAATGGGTGTTGACATTGCAGGCATCGCAGTCTCGGACGCTGAAACCGTTGAAACGATCCGTGCTGTACATGATCGATACGGCTACATCATGGATCCCCATACCGCCGTCGGATATCGGGCGCTCGAACACTTCCGCGATACCCGCTCAGGTGCCGGGAAACCGGCGGTCGTGCTCTCCACGGCGCATCCGGTCAAGTTCGACGAAGCGATCAGGACGGCCACCGGCAAGGAGGTGCCGATCCCGGAATCGATGCACGACATCATGAACAAGCCGAAACAGGCTACGCTGATCGGTAACAGATACGAAGATCTTGCCGGATTCCTTGGCAATCTCGACCGGTAA
- a CDS encoding lysophospholipid acyltransferase family protein, whose amino-acid sequence MNLQTILFFLVIIPVMFFGMLFALILNLFDPTGDRFHTMAAWWGRFAAKLLGITVTVEGEENYNPDKNYLVVSNHAGMADIPLILGAIKLNLRFVAKEELGKVPIFGHALKSGGYVFIKRGQNREALQSMLKAADTLKAGRSIHIFPEGTRSKTGDILPFKRGAFIIAEKAKVPVLPVTIVGSNLITPKKSLKINHGTVRMIISKPIDPDQHAKAEELMKESYRIISGNLEQVNNAA is encoded by the coding sequence ATGAATCTCCAGACGATTCTCTTTTTCCTGGTGATCATCCCGGTCATGTTCTTCGGGATGCTCTTTGCGCTCATCCTGAACCTGTTCGATCCGACCGGTGACCGGTTTCATACCATGGCCGCCTGGTGGGGACGCTTTGCCGCAAAGCTGCTCGGCATTACCGTCACGGTGGAGGGAGAGGAGAACTACAACCCCGACAAGAACTACCTGGTCGTCAGCAACCATGCCGGCATGGCCGACATTCCACTGATTCTTGGGGCGATAAAACTCAATCTGAGGTTTGTAGCCAAGGAGGAGCTTGGCAAGGTGCCGATATTCGGCCATGCGCTGAAATCGGGCGGCTATGTTTTCATCAAGCGTGGCCAGAACCGGGAGGCGCTGCAAAGCATGCTGAAAGCGGCCGACACGCTCAAAGCCGGGCGTTCGATTCACATCTTCCCCGAAGGCACGCGCTCCAAAACAGGCGACATCCTGCCCTTCAAGCGGGGTGCATTCATCATTGCCGAGAAAGCGAAAGTGCCCGTGCTGCCCGTAACCATTGTCGGCAGCAACCTCATCACTCCGAAAAAGAGCCTGAAAATCAACCACGGCACGGTGCGCATGATCATTAGCAAACCGATCGATCCCGACCAGCACGCCAAAGCCGAAGAGTTGATGAAGGAGAGTTACAGAATCATCAGCGGCAATCTGGAGCAAGTGAACAACGCCGCGTAA
- the ribH gene encoding 6,7-dimethyl-8-ribityllumazine synthase: MQVQNIEGTLTAQGIRFGLVVSRFNDFIGQKLVEGAIDCIVRHGGSADNITVIRCPGAFELPSVTRKAAMSGKFDAMITLGVIIRGSTPHFDVIAAEATKGIAQVGLETMIPITFGVLTTENLEQAIERAGTKAGNKGFDAALGAIEMVNLYKQLG; this comes from the coding sequence ATGCAGGTACAGAATATCGAAGGTACGCTGACCGCCCAGGGCATCAGGTTCGGGCTGGTTGTTTCGCGTTTCAACGATTTCATCGGCCAGAAGCTGGTGGAAGGGGCAATCGACTGCATCGTGCGCCACGGCGGATCGGCTGACAACATCACGGTTATCCGCTGTCCCGGCGCGTTCGAGCTGCCGTCGGTGACCCGTAAGGCTGCCATGTCCGGCAAGTTCGACGCCATGATTACCCTCGGCGTGATCATCCGCGGTTCGACTCCGCACTTCGATGTGATTGCCGCCGAAGCGACCAAAGGGATCGCGCAGGTCGGACTGGAAACGATGATTCCGATTACGTTCGGCGTGCTGACCACCGAGAATCTGGAGCAGGCAATCGAGAGGGCTGGCACCAAGGCTGGCAACAAAGGCTTTGATGCAGCGCTTGGGGCTATCGAGATGGTCAATCTCTACAAGCAGTTGGGATAA
- a CDS encoding D-sedoheptulose-7-phosphate isomerase, with translation MTRQCNCSEGSCGSGRYEELVLERMLYSARLKETVARRDSDVIAAMATMIAETFRNGGKVLLCGNGGSAADAQHLAAELTIRYRSSVNRPALPAIALSTDTSALTAGANDLGFDEVFSRLTEAYGRPGDLLLGLSTSGNSPNVLKALQTARKLGLKTLALLGGDGGTIRPHADLAVVVPHTGSADRTQECHIAIGHVIVELVESMMGYA, from the coding sequence ATGACAAGGCAGTGCAACTGTTCGGAGGGAAGCTGCGGTTCCGGACGTTACGAAGAGCTGGTGCTCGAGCGGATGCTTTACAGCGCCCGACTCAAGGAGACGGTCGCCCGGCGCGACAGCGACGTGATCGCGGCGATGGCCACGATGATTGCCGAGACCTTCCGGAATGGAGGTAAGGTGCTTCTGTGCGGCAACGGCGGAAGCGCTGCCGATGCGCAGCATCTGGCTGCCGAGCTGACCATCCGTTATCGCAGCTCGGTGAACCGGCCAGCGCTGCCAGCTATCGCGCTTTCGACCGACACCTCGGCCCTGACGGCGGGTGCGAACGATCTCGGGTTCGATGAGGTGTTCTCGCGTCTGACCGAGGCTTACGGACGTCCGGGCGATCTGCTGCTCGGCCTCTCGACCAGCGGCAACAGCCCCAATGTGCTGAAGGCGCTGCAAACGGCGCGCAAGCTTGGGTTGAAAACCCTTGCCCTGCTCGGAGGTGATGGTGGCACGATCCGCCCACATGCCGATCTTGCCGTGGTTGTTCCGCACACAGGAAGCGCAGATCGGACGCAGGAGTGCCACATCGCCATAGGCCACGTCATCGTCGAGCTTGTTGAATCAATGATGGGATACGCCTGA
- the hemE gene encoding uroporphyrinogen decarboxylase — protein sequence MLKNDLFLRALKRQSTPRTPIWVMRQAGRYLPEYRAVREKTDFLTLCKTPELACEVTIQPVDLMGVDAAIIFSDILVVNEAMGMDVQIIESKGIKLTPEIRSQADIDKLIDPDVEEKLGYVFDAIRLTKKELNDRVPLIGFSGAAWTLFTYAVEGGGSKNYANAKKMMYREPQMAHQLLQKITTCISNYLIKQVEAGADAIQIFDSWASALSEDDYREFALPYIKQNVAAVKAAYPEVPVIVFAKDMNTILSDVADTGADAVGLGWNIDIAKARKELNDRVCLQGNMDPTVLYGTPEKIKSEAAKILKQFGQHTDCSGHVFNLGHGILPDVDPANLKCLVEFVKEESAKYH from the coding sequence ATGCTCAAAAATGATCTTTTTCTCAGGGCGTTGAAGAGGCAGTCGACCCCTCGTACTCCCATCTGGGTAATGCGCCAGGCTGGTCGTTACCTGCCGGAATACCGTGCAGTCAGGGAAAAAACCGACTTCCTGACCCTCTGCAAAACGCCTGAACTGGCTTGTGAAGTCACCATTCAGCCGGTCGATCTGATGGGCGTGGATGCGGCGATCATCTTCTCCGACATCCTTGTGGTGAACGAAGCGATGGGCATGGATGTGCAGATCATCGAGTCCAAAGGCATCAAGCTGACTCCAGAGATCCGCTCGCAGGCCGACATCGACAAGCTGATCGATCCCGACGTCGAGGAGAAGCTCGGCTACGTGTTCGACGCGATCCGCCTCACCAAGAAGGAGCTGAACGACCGCGTGCCGCTCATCGGCTTCTCGGGCGCTGCATGGACGCTCTTCACCTATGCCGTCGAAGGCGGCGGTTCGAAGAACTACGCCAACGCCAAGAAGATGATGTACCGTGAGCCGCAGATGGCCCACCAGCTTCTCCAGAAGATCACCACCTGCATCAGCAACTACCTCATCAAGCAGGTCGAAGCCGGCGCCGACGCTATCCAGATTTTTGACTCCTGGGCAAGCGCGCTCTCCGAGGATGACTACCGCGAGTTCGCTCTGCCGTACATCAAGCAGAATGTCGCTGCCGTGAAGGCTGCATATCCGGAAGTTCCAGTGATCGTCTTCGCCAAAGACATGAACACCATCCTTTCCGACGTCGCCGACACCGGTGCCGATGCAGTTGGCCTCGGCTGGAACATCGATATCGCGAAGGCCCGCAAAGAGCTCAACGACCGCGTCTGCCTCCAGGGCAACATGGACCCGACGGTGCTCTACGGCACTCCGGAGAAGATCAAATCGGAAGCTGCAAAGATTCTCAAGCAGTTCGGTCAGCACACCGATTGCTCAGGCCACGTTTTCAACCTCGGCCACGGCATTCTGCCCGACGTCGATCCGGCAAACCTGAAGTGCCTCGTCGAGTTCGTCAAGGAAGAGAGCGCCAAGTACCACTAA
- a CDS encoding CoB--CoM heterodisulfide reductase iron-sulfur subunit B family protein — MKRYAYYQSCINEAMTREVDRSIDLWQHDLGIEMVKLHESVCCGGSNLDYVSPKQFALVNARNIALAEKQGLDLIVSCNTCLMTIRTAKKKLDESAELRAEVNEILKEEGLEYRGTSDVRHLLWVLIDDVGLDVIRKKVTKPLSNFRIAPFYGCHILRPSTVLGKDNPLEPTSLDLLLEALGGKSIPYDHKNRCCGFHTLLVAEEESLNVAAEALGEAMEQKADFIVTPCPLCHTVLDGYQAKALKQNGLKGSIPVYHLSEMVGLALGYSERQLGIKRHIVTA, encoded by the coding sequence ATGAAGCGTTACGCCTACTATCAGAGCTGCATCAACGAAGCGATGACCCGCGAGGTCGATCGTTCGATTGATCTCTGGCAGCATGATCTTGGCATAGAGATGGTCAAGTTGCACGAAAGCGTCTGCTGCGGCGGCAGCAACCTCGACTACGTGAGCCCCAAGCAGTTCGCGCTGGTCAACGCCCGCAATATCGCTCTCGCCGAAAAGCAGGGCCTCGACCTGATCGTCTCCTGCAATACCTGCCTGATGACCATCAGAACCGCCAAGAAAAAGCTCGATGAGTCTGCCGAGCTGAGGGCAGAGGTCAACGAAATTCTCAAAGAGGAAGGGCTCGAGTATCGCGGCACCTCCGATGTGCGCCACCTGCTGTGGGTGCTCATCGACGATGTCGGTCTCGATGTCATCCGCAAAAAGGTCACAAAGCCGCTCTCGAATTTCCGGATTGCACCGTTCTACGGCTGTCATATTCTCCGTCCTTCTACCGTGCTCGGCAAGGACAATCCGCTCGAACCGACCTCGCTCGATCTTTTGCTCGAAGCACTTGGCGGCAAGTCGATTCCTTACGACCACAAAAACCGCTGCTGCGGTTTCCACACCCTGCTGGTTGCCGAGGAGGAGTCACTCAACGTGGCTGCCGAGGCGCTGGGAGAGGCTATGGAGCAGAAGGCCGATTTCATCGTCACGCCCTGCCCGCTCTGCCACACCGTGCTCGACGGCTATCAGGCCAAGGCGCTCAAGCAGAATGGCCTCAAGGGCTCCATTCCGGTCTATCATCTCTCCGAAATGGTGGGCCTGGCACTAGGATACTCTGAACGGCAGCTCGGCATCAAGCGGCATATCGTTACGGCCTGA
- a CDS encoding succinate dehydrogenase/fumarate reductase iron-sulfur subunit, translated as MSDSTIQHHEESRDVTFRVHRFNPQVDSKPYFDDYTIKLEKGITVLRALNYIKEHVDSTLTFRAFCQAGICGSCSMRINRISKLACTTQVWDELDKAREPGVITIEPLRNLPLIKDLVVEMDPLVGKMKQHSNWVDSKMPEEQWGQKEFLISEEEFSAYDKATDCILCASCVSECTILRANKEYVSPVVLLKSYRMNADTRDGIHEQRLAGLVKDHGVWDCTHCYRCQETCVKNIPIMDAIHGIREDAIERRGTKDTSGARHAEAFMDDIEKKGKLVEATLPIRTNGIAWTLKNLLPMAFKMILKRRTPPPPPLVKASKGIQSLRKEMKEMASHVAKDHQKKSGE; from the coding sequence ATGAGCGATTCTACGATACAGCATCATGAGGAGAGTCGGGACGTCACCTTCAGGGTGCACCGGTTCAACCCTCAGGTGGATAGCAAGCCCTATTTCGATGACTACACGATCAAGCTCGAAAAAGGTATTACCGTGCTCAGGGCTCTCAACTATATCAAGGAGCATGTCGATTCGACGCTGACTTTCAGGGCGTTCTGCCAGGCCGGTATCTGCGGTTCCTGTTCCATGAGGATCAACCGTATTTCCAAGCTGGCCTGCACCACTCAGGTGTGGGATGAGCTTGACAAGGCCCGTGAGCCCGGCGTCATCACTATCGAGCCGCTCAGGAACCTTCCGCTGATCAAGGATCTGGTCGTGGAGATGGATCCGCTGGTCGGCAAGATGAAGCAGCACTCGAACTGGGTGGACTCCAAAATGCCTGAGGAGCAGTGGGGCCAGAAGGAGTTCCTGATCTCCGAAGAGGAGTTCTCGGCTTACGACAAGGCCACCGACTGCATTCTGTGCGCTTCGTGCGTTTCGGAGTGCACCATTCTGCGTGCCAACAAGGAGTACGTCTCCCCGGTCGTGTTGCTCAAATCATATCGCATGAACGCCGACACCCGTGATGGCATTCACGAACAGCGGCTTGCCGGGCTTGTCAAGGATCACGGTGTTTGGGACTGCACCCACTGCTATCGCTGCCAGGAGACCTGCGTCAAGAACATCCCCATCATGGATGCCATTCACGGCATCAGGGAGGACGCTATCGAACGCCGCGGTACCAAGGATACCAGTGGTGCCCGTCATGCCGAAGCCTTCATGGATGACATCGAGAAGAAGGGCAAGCTGGTTGAAGCCACCCTTCCGATCCGCACCAACGGTATCGCCTGGACGCTCAAGAACCTGCTGCCGATGGCCTTCAAGATGATACTCAAGCGACGCACCCCGCCGCCGCCGCCGTTGGTCAAAGCCTCAAAAGGCATTCAGTCCCTTCGCAAGGAGATGAAGGAGATGGCCAGCCATGTGGCGAAGGATCACCAAAAAAAATCCGGAGAATAG